A genomic segment from Roseibium algicola encodes:
- a CDS encoding LacI family DNA-binding transcriptional regulator encodes MAQKIARIQDVAKEAGVSTATVSRALSNPELLTEATRDIVFAAIRSTGYRVNRAARNLRTQQAGAILVLVPNLGNPFFSQILAGISASFGNRDYSVLIADTKDHATSGKHVVDYFLDAQIDGMICLDGAISHQELQLFEDNGVSGKIVFACEWAHDVALPSVRSDNVRGAKLAVRHLYDLGHRKIAHITGPQENVLTHARREGMLAERARLELPAREEWIIRGDFSLESGRMAGERILAMNDRPTAVFCASDQVAFGLISTLTANGVRVPEDISVVGFDDIELSEFYVPALTTIRQDRRALGARAVSLLLDCIDVAHTRTDVEMEPVMVDVELIVRDSAAPLVC; translated from the coding sequence TTGGCCCAGAAAATAGCACGAATTCAAGATGTTGCCAAAGAGGCGGGCGTATCGACCGCAACAGTCAGCCGCGCGCTGAGCAATCCTGAACTTTTGACCGAGGCCACCCGCGACATCGTCTTCGCGGCGATCCGCTCTACCGGTTACCGGGTCAACCGGGCAGCGCGTAACCTGCGCACCCAGCAGGCGGGAGCCATCCTGGTTCTGGTACCAAACCTCGGCAATCCGTTCTTTTCCCAGATCCTGGCCGGGATAAGTGCATCCTTCGGCAACCGTGACTATTCGGTCCTGATCGCCGATACCAAGGACCATGCGACCAGTGGCAAACACGTGGTCGACTATTTTCTGGACGCCCAGATCGACGGCATGATCTGTCTGGACGGCGCGATCTCCCACCAGGAATTGCAGCTGTTCGAAGACAACGGCGTCTCCGGCAAGATCGTCTTTGCCTGTGAATGGGCGCACGACGTCGCGTTGCCCTCCGTGCGCAGTGACAACGTTCGCGGAGCGAAACTGGCCGTCCGGCACCTGTATGACCTTGGCCATCGCAAGATTGCCCATATCACAGGTCCGCAGGAAAATGTTCTGACGCATGCCCGGCGCGAAGGCATGCTGGCCGAACGTGCAAGGCTGGAGCTGCCTGCCCGTGAGGAATGGATCATCCGGGGTGACTTTTCCCTGGAATCCGGCCGGATGGCCGGTGAGAGGATCCTGGCAATGAACGATCGGCCAACGGCGGTTTTCTGTGCCTCTGACCAGGTTGCCTTCGGGCTGATTTCGACCCTGACCGCAAACGGTGTCCGCGTTCCGGAAGATATTTCCGTCGTCGGGTTCGATGATATCGAGCTGTCGGAGTTTTATGTCCCGGCACTTACAACCATTCGGCAGGACCGGCGCGCGCTTGGTGCCAGGGCAGTTTCCCTCCTGCTGGATTGTATTGACGTTGCGCACACCAGGACAGACGTCGAGATGGAACCGGTGATGGTTGATGTAGAGCTGATAGTGAGGGACAGCGCCGCGCCGCTGGTTTGTTGA
- a CDS encoding Gfo/Idh/MocA family protein — protein MSKTLGIGILGCGNISAAYMRLSPLFKGIEVRACADINEAAAKARAEEFGLRAETVDGLLAASDIDIIVNLTVPAVHYEVSRRVLEAGKHVYSEKPFVLSLEEGESLAAIAKEKGLRVGSAPDTFLGGAHQLARHLIDSDAIGKVTSGTCFVQSPGMEMWHPNPDFFFQTGGGPILDLGPYYVSNLVQLLGPVKRVCAMSSAGSEYRTITSEPRNGEKIKVETPTTIHAVMQFQSGAQITYCASWDVWQHGHSNMELYGRSGTLHVPDPNFFGGEVRMTDKGSFVTLSEAWNHPFSKSNDRGHANYRTAGLADMALAILENRPHRCSLEFALHVVDVMTSILASGESGTFIDIKTTCERPEALDPQAAKGLLI, from the coding sequence ATGAGCAAGACACTTGGCATCGGCATCCTCGGATGCGGAAACATTTCGGCCGCCTACATGCGCCTCTCTCCGCTCTTCAAGGGCATCGAGGTGCGCGCCTGCGCCGACATCAATGAAGCTGCCGCAAAAGCACGTGCCGAGGAATTCGGCCTGAGAGCCGAAACCGTCGACGGCCTGCTGGCGGCAAGCGATATCGACATCATCGTCAACCTGACGGTTCCGGCCGTTCACTACGAAGTCTCCAGACGCGTGCTGGAAGCCGGCAAGCATGTCTATTCGGAAAAGCCGTTCGTGCTCAGCCTGGAAGAGGGCGAATCCCTTGCCGCGATTGCGAAGGAAAAAGGCCTCAGGGTCGGGTCGGCCCCCGACACCTTCCTGGGCGGAGCACACCAGCTTGCCCGGCACCTGATCGATAGTGACGCCATCGGCAAGGTGACGTCAGGCACCTGTTTCGTGCAGAGCCCGGGCATGGAAATGTGGCACCCGAACCCGGACTTCTTCTTCCAGACGGGTGGTGGCCCGATCCTCGATCTCGGGCCTTACTACGTTTCCAACCTGGTGCAGCTACTTGGACCGGTGAAGCGGGTCTGTGCAATGAGTTCCGCCGGATCTGAATATCGCACCATCACCTCCGAGCCGCGCAACGGCGAAAAGATCAAGGTGGAAACACCGACGACGATCCACGCAGTGATGCAGTTCCAGTCCGGCGCCCAGATCACCTATTGCGCCAGCTGGGACGTGTGGCAGCACGGCCATTCCAACATGGAGCTTTACGGCCGTTCCGGCACGCTGCATGTGCCGGATCCGAATTTCTTCGGTGGTGAAGTGCGCATGACGGACAAGGGCAGTTTTGTGACCCTGTCGGAAGCCTGGAACCATCCGTTCTCCAAATCAAACGACCGTGGCCACGCCAATTACCGCACGGCGGGCCTGGCCGATATGGCCCTCGCCATCCTGGAAAATCGGCCGCACCGTTGCTCTTTGGAATTTGCTCTGCATGTTGTCGATGTGATGACGTCGATTCTCGCTTCTGGCGAGAGTGGGACTTTCATTGACATCAAAACCACCTGCGAGCGCCCGGAAGCCCTGGACCCGCAGGCGGCAAAAGGCCTTTTAATATAA
- a CDS encoding sugar phosphate isomerase/epimerase family protein, giving the protein MDISFQLYSAREFTPWDGVLKRLADLGYTQVEGFGGNYENPAAFRDMLDAQGLKMPSGHFFPMEQFEDDLAKVISTAQTLGMKRIFVPAVPPEQRIPDAAMWQSIAERLEAIGQKVRDAGLRFGWHNHDFEFNACADGRLPMDILMEAAPSIEWEADIAWIVRGNQDPLDWIEKYASRITTAHVKDIAPEGECADEDGWADVGQGTMDWKGIMSALRGVGVDLFVMEHDKPSDFDRFATRSVAAFRTY; this is encoded by the coding sequence ATGGATATTTCATTCCAGCTCTATTCAGCCCGCGAATTCACCCCATGGGACGGCGTTCTCAAGCGGCTTGCGGACCTCGGCTATACCCAGGTCGAGGGGTTCGGCGGAAACTACGAGAACCCGGCGGCCTTTCGCGACATGCTCGACGCCCAGGGCCTCAAGATGCCGTCGGGCCATTTCTTTCCGATGGAGCAGTTCGAAGACGACCTTGCCAAGGTGATCAGCACTGCTCAGACCCTTGGTATGAAAAGGATCTTCGTTCCCGCCGTGCCGCCCGAGCAACGCATTCCGGATGCGGCCATGTGGCAGTCCATCGCCGAGCGGCTGGAAGCCATCGGTCAAAAGGTCCGCGATGCCGGCCTGCGGTTCGGTTGGCATAACCACGATTTCGAATTTAATGCCTGCGCCGATGGCCGCCTGCCGATGGACATCCTGATGGAGGCCGCCCCTTCCATCGAATGGGAAGCCGATATTGCCTGGATCGTGCGCGGCAATCAGGACCCGCTCGACTGGATCGAAAAATACGCCAGCCGCATCACCACGGCCCACGTGAAGGACATTGCGCCAGAGGGCGAATGTGCCGACGAGGACGGCTGGGCGGACGTCGGCCAGGGCACCATGGACTGGAAGGGCATCATGTCGGCGCTTCGTGGCGTCGGGGTCGATCTCTTCGTCATGGAACACGACAAGCCTTCCGACTTCGACCGTTTCGCCACCCGCTCCGTTGCGGCCTTCCGCACCTACTGA
- a CDS encoding ABC transporter substrate-binding protein has translation MMKALRAVFAATTALCAATAANATDLEVTHWWTSGGEAAAVAEFAKAFDATGNKWVDGAIAGSGGTARPIMISRITGGDPMGATQFNHGRQAEELVEAGLMRDLTDIAEEGNWKEVIHPSSLLDSCTLDGRIYCVPVNIHSQQWLWLNNKVFEDNGLAVPTNWDEYAAAAPKLQEAGIVPLAMGQQPWQTTLAFQVLLTALAGPEAYTKIFGEKDAELAGSEEMAKVFQAAATARDMSKDSNVQGWNDATTMVITGKAAGQIMGDWAQGEFQVANQVAGEDYTCLPGLGVNEVIMTGGDAFYFPKVDDPAITEAQGELAKVMLSPEAQVAFNLKKGSLPVRGDVDLAAANDCMKKGLDILAKGNVIQSPDQLMSADSLTQVNDLFVEFFNNPSMTAEDAQSMFASIVGNAD, from the coding sequence ATGATGAAAGCACTACGTGCAGTTTTTGCAGCAACGACCGCCCTTTGTGCAGCAACGGCCGCGAACGCGACCGACCTGGAAGTTACCCACTGGTGGACTTCAGGCGGTGAAGCGGCTGCGGTTGCCGAATTCGCAAAGGCATTTGACGCGACCGGCAACAAGTGGGTTGACGGTGCGATTGCCGGTTCCGGCGGCACAGCCCGCCCGATCATGATCAGCCGTATCACCGGCGGCGATCCGATGGGCGCAACACAGTTCAACCATGGCCGCCAGGCAGAGGAACTGGTGGAAGCTGGCCTGATGCGCGACCTCACGGATATTGCAGAGGAAGGTAACTGGAAAGAAGTCATCCATCCCTCCAGTCTGCTCGACAGCTGCACGCTGGATGGCCGCATCTATTGCGTTCCGGTCAACATTCATTCGCAGCAGTGGCTCTGGCTGAACAACAAGGTGTTCGAGGACAACGGGCTGGCGGTTCCGACCAACTGGGACGAATACGCTGCCGCGGCGCCCAAGCTTCAGGAAGCGGGCATCGTGCCGCTGGCCATGGGGCAGCAGCCCTGGCAGACGACACTGGCGTTCCAGGTGCTTCTCACCGCGCTCGCCGGACCTGAAGCCTATACGAAGATCTTCGGCGAGAAGGATGCAGAGCTTGCCGGCAGCGAGGAAATGGCAAAGGTCTTCCAGGCCGCCGCGACCGCTCGCGACATGTCCAAGGACTCCAACGTCCAGGGCTGGAACGATGCCACCACCATGGTCATCACCGGCAAGGCCGCAGGCCAGATCATGGGTGACTGGGCGCAGGGTGAGTTCCAGGTCGCCAACCAGGTTGCCGGCGAGGACTACACCTGCCTGCCCGGCCTTGGCGTCAACGAGGTCATCATGACCGGCGGCGACGCGTTCTACTTCCCGAAAGTGGACGACCCGGCCATCACCGAAGCCCAGGGCGAACTGGCAAAGGTCATGCTTTCCCCGGAAGCCCAGGTTGCCTTCAACCTGAAGAAAGGCTCGCTGCCAGTGCGTGGCGACGTCGATCTGGCGGCTGCAAACGACTGCATGAAGAAGGGCCTCGACATCCTGGCCAAAGGCAATGTCATCCAGTCTCCGGACCAGCTGATGTCCGCCGACAGCCTGACCCAGGTGAACGACCTTTTCGTCGAGTTCTTCAACAACCCGTCCATGACCGCTGAAGACGCACAGTCGATGTTCGCGTCGATCGTCGGCAACGCCGACTAA
- a CDS encoding carbohydrate ABC transporter permease: MAAATRPARWHRNISAKVAAVPMIITAVVVFIGGTAWTVLYSFTNSKLLPREKFVGLAQYDRLWSSSKWLISIENLAIYGAFSLIFSLLIGFMLAALLDQKIRFEDTFRTILLYPFALSFIVTGLAWQWILNPDFGIQHVVRSLGWESFNFDPLYNPEIVIYGILIAGLWQGTGLIMCLMLAGLRGIDEDIWKAAKIDGIPMWKTYLFIVIPMMRGIFITAIVLIASGIIKVYDLVVAQTGGGPGISSEVPAKYVYDAMFLSQNLGQGFAASTMMLLTVVIIVVPWAYLEFGGKRK; encoded by the coding sequence ATGGCCGCAGCTACGCGCCCCGCGAGGTGGCATCGGAACATCAGCGCCAAGGTGGCCGCGGTTCCGATGATCATCACCGCCGTGGTGGTCTTCATCGGCGGAACCGCCTGGACGGTTCTTTATTCCTTCACCAACTCCAAGCTCCTGCCGCGTGAGAAATTCGTCGGCCTTGCCCAGTACGACCGGCTGTGGAGCAGCAGCAAGTGGCTGATCTCCATCGAGAACCTGGCCATCTACGGAGCCTTCTCGCTGATTTTCTCGCTGCTGATCGGCTTCATGCTGGCGGCCCTGCTCGACCAGAAGATCCGGTTCGAGGACACGTTCAGAACAATCCTGCTCTATCCTTTCGCGCTCAGCTTCATCGTCACGGGCCTGGCATGGCAGTGGATTCTCAATCCCGACTTCGGCATCCAGCACGTGGTTCGCAGCCTCGGCTGGGAGAGTTTCAATTTCGACCCGCTCTACAATCCCGAGATCGTCATCTATGGCATCCTCATCGCCGGCCTTTGGCAGGGAACCGGGCTCATCATGTGCCTGATGCTGGCGGGTCTTCGGGGGATTGACGAAGACATCTGGAAGGCCGCCAAGATCGACGGCATCCCGATGTGGAAGACCTATCTGTTCATCGTCATTCCGATGATGCGCGGCATCTTCATCACCGCAATCGTGCTGATCGCCTCCGGCATCATCAAGGTCTACGACCTGGTCGTCGCCCAGACCGGCGGGGGGCCCGGCATCTCCTCCGAAGTTCCGGCCAAATACGTCTATGACGCCATGTTCCTGTCGCAGAACCTCGGCCAGGGCTTTGCCGCCTCCACCATGATGCTGCTGACGGTCGTCATTATCGTTGTGCCCTGGGCCTATCTCGAGTTCGGAGGCAAGCGCAAATGA
- a CDS encoding carbohydrate ABC transporter permease — protein sequence MVEGPAGRKPRKALSRRNILIYGTLIVVCLYYLLPLYVMIVTSLKGMPEIRLGNIFSPPVEITFQPWVKAWAEACTGLNCDGLSRGFFNSVKILIPSVILSIAIASVNGYALANWRFKGSETFFTILIVGAFIPYQVMIYPIVIMLREIGLYGSLTGLVIVHTIFGMPILTLLFRNYFASVPQELFKAARVDGAGFWAIYFQIMVPMSLPIFVVAMILQVTGIWNDFLFGVIYTKPDLYPMTVQLNNIVNSTQGVKEYNVNMAATILTGLVPLTIYFISGKLFVRGIAAGAVKG from the coding sequence ATGGTCGAAGGCCCCGCCGGCCGCAAGCCACGCAAGGCGCTGTCCCGCAGGAACATCCTGATTTACGGCACGCTGATCGTCGTCTGCCTCTATTACCTGCTGCCGCTCTACGTGATGATCGTCACCTCGCTGAAGGGCATGCCGGAGATCCGGCTTGGCAACATATTCTCACCTCCCGTGGAGATCACCTTCCAGCCCTGGGTGAAGGCCTGGGCGGAAGCCTGCACCGGCCTCAACTGCGATGGCCTGTCACGCGGCTTCTTCAATTCGGTCAAGATCCTGATCCCGTCCGTGATCCTGTCGATCGCGATTGCCTCGGTAAACGGATATGCGCTTGCCAACTGGCGCTTCAAGGGTTCGGAAACCTTCTTCACGATCCTGATCGTCGGGGCCTTCATTCCCTACCAGGTGATGATCTATCCGATCGTGATCATGCTGCGGGAAATCGGCCTTTACGGCAGCCTGACCGGGCTGGTGATCGTGCACACCATCTTTGGCATGCCGATCCTGACGCTGCTGTTCCGCAACTATTTCGCCTCCGTGCCGCAGGAGCTGTTCAAGGCGGCGCGCGTGGACGGGGCCGGATTCTGGGCGATCTACTTCCAGATCATGGTGCCGATGAGCCTGCCGATCTTCGTTGTCGCCATGATCCTGCAGGTGACCGGCATCTGGAACGACTTCCTGTTCGGCGTGATCTACACCAAGCCGGACCTTTATCCGATGACGGTGCAGCTCAACAACATCGTCAATTCCACGCAAGGGGTGAAGGAATACAACGTCAACATGGCCGCGACCATTCTGACCGGCCTCGTTCCCCTCACCATCTACTTCATCTCCGGAAAACTCTTCGTGCGCGGCATCGCCGCCGGTGCGGTGAAAGGCTAA
- a CDS encoding ABC transporter ATP-binding protein encodes MEPSISINNLSLSFGSLDVLKDLNLDVGQGEFLVLLGSSGCGKSTLLNCIAGLLDVTGGQIFIGGRNVTWEEPSQRGIGMVFQSYALYPQMTVAGNLSFGLKNAGLPKAEIQERVNRAAKVLQIEPLLNRKPAALSGGQRQRAAIGRALVRDADVFLFDEPLSNLDAKLRADLRVEIKQLHQKLSNTMIYVTHDQIEAMTLADRIAIMRGGQILQLASPNEIYNRPANKYVAEFIGSPTMNFFEGELEEAGGNYRFTSGGKTFSLDGYTFQNGPPATGAAWFGIRPEHMVSGAEADTALVRLDGQVELVEPLGSDTLVRFTTGDQTLWVRMDGQANIRHGDAITVGFDPARANLFDKTSESRL; translated from the coding sequence ATGGAACCAAGTATCTCCATCAATAACCTTTCCCTGAGTTTCGGAAGCCTGGATGTTCTGAAGGATCTCAACCTCGATGTCGGCCAGGGTGAATTTCTCGTGCTGCTCGGCTCTTCGGGCTGCGGAAAATCAACCCTTTTGAACTGCATTGCCGGGCTGCTGGACGTGACCGGCGGGCAGATCTTCATCGGCGGGCGCAACGTGACCTGGGAGGAGCCTTCCCAGCGCGGCATCGGCATGGTGTTCCAGTCCTATGCGCTCTACCCGCAGATGACCGTTGCCGGGAATCTGAGCTTCGGCCTGAAGAACGCGGGCCTGCCCAAGGCGGAAATCCAGGAGCGGGTGAACCGGGCTGCAAAGGTCCTGCAGATCGAACCGCTGCTCAACCGCAAGCCGGCCGCCCTTTCCGGTGGCCAGCGTCAGCGTGCCGCCATCGGCCGGGCTCTGGTGCGCGATGCCGACGTTTTCCTGTTCGACGAACCGCTGTCGAACCTGGACGCCAAGCTGCGGGCGGACCTGCGGGTCGAGATCAAGCAGCTGCACCAGAAGCTGTCCAACACCATGATCTATGTCACCCACGACCAGATCGAGGCCATGACGCTGGCCGACCGGATTGCCATCATGCGTGGTGGCCAGATCCTGCAGCTGGCCTCGCCCAACGAGATCTACAACCGGCCGGCCAACAAATATGTGGCCGAGTTCATCGGTTCGCCGACCATGAATTTCTTTGAAGGAGAGCTGGAAGAAGCCGGCGGAAACTACCGGTTCACATCAGGCGGAAAGACCTTCTCGCTTGACGGATACACCTTCCAGAACGGCCCACCTGCAACAGGCGCTGCCTGGTTCGGCATCCGTCCGGAACACATGGTCAGCGGCGCGGAAGCAGACACCGCGCTCGTTCGGTTGGACGGGCAGGTGGAACTGGTGGAGCCGCTCGGTTCGGACACGCTTGTCCGCTTCACCACCGGTGACCAGACGCTGTGGGTGCGCATGGACGGTCAGGCGAACATCCGGCACGGCGACGCAATCACGGTCGGGTTCGATCCCGCCCGCGCCAATCTTTTCGACAAAACCTCGGAATCCCGGCTCTAG
- the mgrA gene encoding L-glyceraldehyde 3-phosphate reductase, translated as MTWTAAETRYDTMEYRRCGKSGLKLPVISLGLWHNFGDDTPLDKKREIARTAFDLGITHFDLANNYGPKPGSAETAFGELLRTDFAPYRDEMIISSKAGYEMWPGPYGEWGSRKYLIASCDQSLKRMGLDYVDIFYSHRFDPDTPLEETMMALDHIVRSGRALYVGISSYNSKRTREAAAILKELGTPCLIHQPSYSMINRWVEEDGLLDTLDDLGIGSIAFSPLAQGMLTSKYLKGIPEDSRANQGKSLKTQFLSEDNLATIRALNDIAEKRGQTLAQMALAWVLRKGRVTTALIGASRGSQVKDCVGAVANLQFSDEELKLIEETTREADINLWAASAERKGPSRK; from the coding sequence ATGACCTGGACAGCAGCGGAAACGCGCTACGACACCATGGAATACCGCCGATGCGGGAAATCCGGCCTGAAACTGCCGGTGATCTCGCTTGGCCTTTGGCACAATTTCGGCGACGATACGCCGCTCGACAAGAAAAGGGAGATTGCCCGGACCGCCTTCGATCTCGGCATCACCCATTTCGATCTTGCCAACAATTACGGCCCCAAGCCGGGTTCGGCGGAAACCGCCTTCGGTGAACTGCTGCGGACGGATTTTGCGCCTTACCGGGACGAGATGATCATTTCGTCCAAGGCCGGTTATGAGATGTGGCCCGGGCCTTATGGCGAGTGGGGCAGCCGCAAATACCTGATCGCGTCCTGCGACCAGTCCTTGAAGCGGATGGGCCTCGACTATGTCGATATCTTCTATTCGCACCGCTTCGACCCGGACACACCGCTGGAAGAGACCATGATGGCCCTCGACCACATCGTGCGGTCCGGACGAGCGCTTTATGTCGGCATCTCGTCCTATAATTCCAAACGGACACGGGAAGCCGCCGCCATCCTGAAGGAGCTGGGCACACCGTGCCTGATCCATCAGCCGAGCTATTCCATGATCAACCGCTGGGTCGAGGAAGACGGGCTTCTGGATACGCTCGATGACCTTGGCATCGGTTCCATTGCCTTCTCGCCGCTGGCCCAGGGCATGCTGACCAGCAAATATCTGAAGGGCATTCCGGAAGACAGCCGGGCGAACCAGGGCAAATCGCTGAAGACCCAGTTCCTGAGCGAAGACAACCTCGCCACCATCCGGGCTCTCAACGACATTGCCGAAAAGCGCGGCCAGACGCTGGCGCAGATGGCCCTTGCCTGGGTACTGCGCAAAGGCCGGGTCACAACGGCCCTGATCGGTGCGAGCCGGGGCAGCCAGGTAAAGGACTGCGTCGGAGCTGTCGCCAATCTCCAGTTTTCCGACGAGGAGCTGAAGCTGATCGAGGAAACCACCCGCGAGGCGGATATCAACCTGTGGGCGGCCTCGGCTGAACGGAAAGGACCCAGCCGGAAATGA
- a CDS encoding glycoside hydrolase family 43 protein, producing MIRNPILPGFNPDPSICRAGDDYFIATSTFEWYPGVQIHRSKDLVNWDLACRPLSRASQLDMRGNPDSGGIWAPCLSYADGRFWLVYTDVKRLDGNFKDAHNYIVTAPSIEGPWSDPIYVSSHGFDPSLYHDDDGRKWFLVLQWNHISNSVGGHPRHPAFDGILLQEWSEIEGLKGEIRKIFSGSPHGLTEGPHLHKRGGWYYLTVAEGGTGYGHAVTMARSRSIDGPYELHPQTHLITAKDDPVAPLQRAGHGQIVETPDGDVYHTHLCSRPLPGRFSPLGRETAIQKCVWREDGWLYLEDGGMVPKVEVPGLTATEPRPAQRVERVFTGEILPPEFQWLRTPYPERLFTLTGTALRLIGRESIGSWYEQSLVARRQEHLGYRVETTLTDFAPTTYQQAAGLTTYYNRHKFHFLGVSWTEQLGRCLTLLSCPGDWPDGRMSFPANPVALGSGPVELAVEVDGARQQFFWRQQGRDWTPFGPELDASVISDEGGRGEHGSFTGAFVGMLAFDITGQGKTADFSRFSYAPEGT from the coding sequence ATGATCCGAAATCCCATCCTGCCGGGGTTCAACCCGGATCCCTCGATCTGCCGTGCGGGCGATGACTATTTCATCGCCACATCGACCTTCGAATGGTATCCGGGCGTCCAGATTCACCGGTCGAAAGACCTGGTCAACTGGGATCTGGCCTGCCGGCCCCTCAGCCGGGCAAGCCAGCTCGACATGCGCGGCAATCCGGACAGCGGCGGCATCTGGGCACCGTGTCTTTCCTACGCGGACGGGCGGTTCTGGCTGGTCTATACGGACGTCAAACGGCTGGATGGGAATTTCAAGGACGCGCATAACTACATCGTCACGGCCCCTTCCATCGAGGGGCCGTGGAGCGACCCGATCTACGTCAGCTCACACGGGTTCGATCCGTCGCTGTATCACGACGACGATGGCCGCAAATGGTTCCTGGTCCTGCAATGGAACCACATTTCAAATTCCGTCGGCGGGCATCCGCGCCATCCGGCCTTCGACGGCATCCTGCTGCAGGAATGGTCGGAAATCGAAGGCCTGAAAGGCGAGATCCGCAAGATCTTTTCCGGAAGCCCGCACGGTCTGACGGAAGGTCCACATCTTCACAAGCGCGGCGGCTGGTACTACCTGACAGTCGCCGAAGGCGGCACCGGCTACGGGCACGCCGTTACCATGGCCCGGTCACGGTCCATCGACGGGCCGTACGAGCTTCACCCGCAAACCCACCTCATCACCGCCAAGGACGATCCGGTCGCGCCGCTGCAACGGGCAGGCCATGGCCAGATTGTCGAAACGCCGGATGGCGACGTCTACCACACCCATCTGTGTTCCCGGCCCCTGCCCGGACGGTTCTCGCCTCTGGGACGGGAGACCGCGATCCAGAAATGCGTCTGGCGGGAGGACGGCTGGCTTTACCTGGAAGACGGCGGCATGGTTCCGAAGGTTGAGGTGCCGGGTCTGACGGCGACAGAACCTCGCCCCGCTCAACGCGTGGAGCGCGTTTTCACTGGGGAAATCCTGCCGCCGGAGTTCCAGTGGCTGCGCACGCCTTATCCGGAGCGGCTGTTCACGCTGACGGGAACGGCCCTGCGCCTCATCGGCCGGGAAAGCATCGGCAGCTGGTACGAGCAGTCGCTGGTTGCCCGGCGCCAGGAGCACCTCGGCTACCGCGTGGAAACCACGCTCACCGATTTTGCGCCAACGACCTACCAGCAGGCGGCCGGACTGACGACCTATTACAACCGTCACAAGTTCCATTTTCTGGGCGTGAGCTGGACGGAACAGCTCGGCCGCTGCCTGACGCTGCTTTCCTGCCCCGGCGACTGGCCGGATGGACGCATGTCGTTTCCGGCAAACCCTGTCGCGCTTGGCAGCGGACCGGTCGAGCTTGCCGTTGAGGTTGATGGTGCCCGCCAGCAATTCTTCTGGCGCCAGCAAGGCCGCGACTGGACGCCTTTCGGACCGGAACTCGATGCCAGCGTGATCTCGGATGAAGGCGGGCGCGGTGAGCACGGCTCCTTTACCGGCGCCTTTGTCGGTATGCTGGCCTTCGACATAACCGGACAAGGCAAGACCGCCGATTTCAGCAGGTTTTCATACGCACCGGAAGGCACGTGA
- a CDS encoding PstS family phosphate ABC transporter substrate-binding protein encodes MRSLAFALALSLCTFFLHTEVSSAQGPLKVVGTGDGLEMLQEIGAGFVENRPDINLEIPPSIGSGGGIAAVSSGTERLGRVARPLKDSEVEFGLVYLPIAKIPSAIFTHPSTGIDALTSEELVKLYSGEIVNWSELGGADLRVRLVRREDADSTLQVLKSSMPGWAEMEFSPRSKTALTTQEAISSAREVEGAIAFGPYSKPLEDGLSVLKIDGHHPTDPGYPSSVTLALIYKEGTLDDEMKAFIDYAQSGQAHTLISNYGGVPVGR; translated from the coding sequence ATGCGTAGTTTGGCTTTTGCCTTGGCATTGTCCCTTTGCACTTTTTTCTTACACACTGAAGTTTCGTCGGCACAGGGCCCGCTAAAAGTAGTAGGCACGGGTGATGGCCTTGAAATGCTTCAGGAAATTGGTGCAGGCTTTGTCGAGAATCGTCCCGATATCAATCTTGAAATTCCACCGAGCATTGGCTCGGGTGGCGGTATCGCCGCCGTCAGCTCCGGCACGGAGCGCCTGGGCCGGGTCGCGCGTCCCCTGAAGGACAGTGAGGTGGAATTCGGCCTCGTTTATCTGCCGATTGCAAAAATTCCCAGCGCAATCTTCACGCACCCGTCTACCGGTATCGATGCTTTGACCAGCGAAGAACTGGTCAAGCTGTATTCCGGTGAAATAGTCAATTGGTCTGAATTGGGCGGTGCCGATCTGCGTGTCCGCCTCGTCCGCCGCGAAGACGCGGACAGCACCTTGCAGGTTTTGAAATCGTCGATGCCGGGCTGGGCGGAAATGGAGTTCTCGCCGCGCTCGAAAACGGCCCTTACCACCCAGGAAGCAATTTCCAGCGCGCGCGAAGTCGAAGGCGCGATTGCTTTCGGTCCTTATTCGAAGCCGCTTGAAGACGGACTGTCGGTCCTCAAGATCGATGGCCACCATCCGACTGATCCGGGGTACCCGAGTTCGGTAACCCTCGCCTTGATCTACAAGGAAGGCACGCTGGACGATGAGATGAAGGCCTTCATCGACTACGCCCAGTCGGGTCAGGCTCACACATTGATCAGTAACTACGGTGGCGTACCCGTCGGTAGATAA